AGCAGGGACAGTGCAGTCCGTGCCAAAAGGCTATTTACTGCTTATTTCTTGATGATGCAGTTGATGTCAAATAAATTCATGGCCCACTGTAACTGTAATGCCACCCAAGCTTCACcttctgtcatttacatttacagcatttatcagacacctttatcaagggcgccttacaatcagtagttacagggacagtccccctgtagacactcaggtcaggattaaatgtcttgctcagggacacaatggtagtggtccccctgagactttgtggtcttctaataggcgagtgtgttacccactaggctactgtgaCCAAGAGCAGGGATTTGAGGTGACTTTGACAAGGACCCTAATTAGGATGTCTGGTTGGTTTGATCTTAACATCTCCAAAACCGCtttttttcctcacatggaAATTCCAACTTTAATGAATTCTCTGTAGGACACCATGTGATCAGAATCTTGACATAATCACATAGTTCACTATTATAATAAAACTGTATACTACTAACCTATCCTGGGTCATTCagcacagggcagggactcaccctgGGCGGGGCCCCAGTCCACTACAggatgcacacatacacacacacactcacatacacacaccttctgGCAATTTGGATGGAggtgtgaatttgtgaattgtcAGTAGGTTATATGTAAACTGTCAAATAAATGACagaagaacaacacacacacatgagtgAGAGATGTTATAGCGAGAGGGAAGGACAAAAAGGGGAATTGTTGTGAGCTAAAAGACAATTAGCTGTGCACATCGACTCCCCTGTGTTGCACGGTGTCAGGCTCCAGCAGTCCTGTTCTGTTCTCTGCGCTGGACGTCGGAGACAATGGCCGCTGTGTGGAGGCCGAGTgggctagtgtgtgtgtgttgtgtgagtgtgtgtttgtgaaggcCACATTTGCATCCTTACTGGTCTGTACTTGTCTGGCTGATATGCTGATTACTTTCAGTGCAGCAACCATTCTGTTCCTTAATGTGGTTGGGTGATTTTTTTCTCTGGTTTCACTTTCTTTGAAGTCAAGCATTCATAGCCAATTTCATGACACAATCATTCTACCCTTTCATAAACTTACATGGCTTGTATTCATCACCCTGACATTCGTTAAGCAGACCCTATTTCTAACCCTGGGTTCTTGCTTCCTCTGGCACCAGGGGTGGCATGGTTTATGTGTTTTAAAACGTGGCCATCATACTTTGTTTACAacatgtgtaaatgtaaagggtGTCTTTTTATGCGCTCCACTGTgccacaataaaacatttcaattgTTTCCGCTGAACGCAGGAAAATTATGTGCCATCCTCTCCCCCTAAAGTCTTCCTCCCATCATTTCCAGCCCATCTTTCTGCCCTCCTCAGATGGTAGAGGCTTGACTGTGACCGTGGCCTCACCAATATTTGTTGTGCTTGGGGGGGACAGTGTGAGCCATTGTGGCACAAAACACTGAAGGGGTCAAGAATTTATGAATGGCTCACAACAACGCCCCGTGCTGGGCCGATCCGGGTGGGAGGAGGACGAGGTGggaggcgagtgtgtgtgtgtgtgtggggggggggggggttctgacGCTGATGGATCATGGTACAGAAGTGGTCTACTAGCTAGCTGGGGACCGCATGAGGGCTGACTGTCCGAGAGAGGAAGAGGCCTGGGATATACGTTGAAAGCAACACTCTGGTGAGTTATTCACCTCCTTCTTGAATTTGCCAGTTACCTTGATTTTAAGGTTTGAAACCACTCTTGTTGCGTCTTCGATTCCTACAGCATTTGCATAACACTGAAGCCTTTGACTAACACTGAAACTGAAGTCTAAACGTGCATAAAGTCCAGCATACGGGCATAATTATAGAATATTATCTAGCGCAGTACACCTATGTGTTACTGTGAGAAGCTGGGATAAGTAAGTCAGTTTTTAGGTTTTAATGCTTACTAATATTTGGTGTTGTTGTGGAAAAGGCCCTGTGGTCATCTTTTGGAATGCAGAAACCAAGCCTTTACAGTAAACCACGCCCAACACATATACACTGATCACAGTTTCCAGGAACATGAATGCTTGTTTCTCAGGTTACACTGCAGTTGCTTTATTTTCAAATAGATAAGGTCAGATTCTTAATTTATACATTCTATAATACACATGTTTGCATATTATAATTTTCAAACCACAATGAGAAGTCATGTACCTGGATGCACTGATGTTATATGTTACCTATGTAGAGTGTGAAtcgcagtgtgagtgtgtgtgctctgctgaGTGGGTGGAGGACCATCATAAGAACCATCTGCTGCCGCAGTTCTTGTAGTGGGGGCCTGGGCTTATGTTGGAGCGTGCATCACAGGCAAGCAGCAGTGCAAGCTGTGAGAGGGCCTgttccggaaaaaaaaaaaattcttctgctTGTGCCCTTCACAAAGTGGCCTGTGTTGGACAGACAGGGTATCTATTATTCCTCCGGCTCAAACGCATGTGGAAAATCATAGCTGTTTGGACTGTAAGATGTCAAGATGATGGGCATTTCTCCACATATTACAATTCTAACAATGCGGTGTGGTCCAAGGCCTTGGCTGTACTGTTTGCAATTTTTGCTTGGTCAGacataattatattaaatgttaCAATTGAAATTATCGAATTATCAAAACCACATTTAAACCACTGTTGGGAGGATTTGGTTGTGAACTATTAGATACTTATGACATCAGTGAAGACACATTGTTATCTTTTTATATCAAGGGGTGATATAACCATATGggcgtaagtgacattttggatgAATCTCCAAATGAAAGATCAAACAAAAGGTCTTTCTACTTCCAAAAGGatatgcataatttttttttaaattgtatttattaatgaCAGAAGCACTTGGTGCTATAAGGGTACTTTGCtagtattttttaattttttatatgtaaacattttcaataaaatataaaaaattgctCACTATGTatactgaaatatgttttttaaaaagtgaattcaACACATTCACTTATGCCTTTACGAGTGTAACAGCCTTATTTAATTTTCATGTAAATTTCTTCTTATCGTGGTATATTGCCATAAACAGATTGTTCAACATTGCAGTAGAGCATCGATTTTTGTGTTTAATCGCCATTTTCCTGGAATGTAGTGCATGTAGGGTAGGTATTAAGTTAGTGTGTAGATGTAGTAGTGCAGATGAGGAGAGGGCACAGGAATGTGTGGAGTGGGTCTTCAAGCACGGGAAGAAATGTCTGAATGCATATTCAGAGCTGCCCACGACGCACATTCAGACGGGCCGACGCCTTCCCTGCCCCTCGGCCGATCCCCTCATCGTCTCCCCATGCCCCTTTCTCTTCATTTCCAGACCTGGAACGGGGCCCATCAAAAAACAGATCGGAGAACGCCACTGGGCTCGGGAGCAGCTAGAACAGGGATCTGGGAGCGGGCATGAGGCAAGTGCTGCGCTGGTCAACGCCGGCGGTGCTGTGTGTCATTTGTTTGTCCACACTGAATGGCCGTGTTTGTTCTCGGTGGCGGTGCTGGCCACAACGTGACCCGTGGCTCTCTTGGAACCATCGCTGATGTACAGTGTTACAGTATTAAGGAATTAGATCTTGCTGATGTTGCTAACGTTAACCCCACTGAGAATGTGACGCATGTCTGTTACGTGCATTATGCCCCAACATGTGGGAGATTGTATGTGTGAATAATGATTGCGTGTCTACGTCAATGTAAATGCACCCTTAATGCAGCCCGTCCTTCACAATCGAACAGAATGTGCTCTTTTATTCatgtgtgcccccccccccccccccccccccccccccttaggAAAGTTGTCTCTGACTCTGGGTTGTCTGGGGAGGCTCTAATATGATAATCATCGAGATTTCCAACACAATCCACACTTAGGCCCTCCATCTGTGGCCCCAGGCTGCTCTCCGCCAGTCACTCTGAGCGAGACGTGAGCCCACACAACGTTCGGCGTGACAtcatgtgtgtggggggaaggggggtgtgCCACCCAGGTTTGATCATCTTGGGGCAGAGTGGCAGAGATGATGCCATTGTGCTGTGGCTTGGTGAGGGGTGGGGATGGGGAGATTGACGGGGGTCCCTGGGATGGTGATGCGTCATACTGCTGAACAGCGGCTGCCGTTATACGAGGCGGATTCCAGACACAGAGTTGACGTATGACTCGGATAAATGTACAATTCTAGTCCAGCTCACACTGTGGCTCTGTAGGGCACGAGCAGGTGTTATGTGTGTCCAACCAGTGTCCATCTCATTGgctaatgtgttttctttataatgATGTCTTACAGAAGTTTGAGGGTCAGCTGAGCCGTCAGTACATCATACATCAGTCCCTACCACACGTCAGAGACAGTGTCCACTGGAGGTAATTATAAATGCAAACGTTCATTAAGTCCAGACAGTGATTATTAATATGAAAACTGCAACATTTACCTTGTCTGCCTGTGTTACAGAGGTCTATGTTCAACTGAAATCATGATGTTCTGGGATCTGCTGTTGCCATTACTGCTGGTAATAAAAGGTATAACATCCAttattctctttctctctctctctcactatttataatgtacatttaaataacatccTGTATCTGTACAGCAGTCTACCGGtaaaatctttttacaacattcaCATACTGAATATGGACACTATGACAaaggatatttaaaaaatattttaaagtgattgtcattgtgaaacactgcagcacagcacacggtgacacaacgaaatgtgtcctctgcttttaaccctgcatcacccttggtgagcagtgggcagccatgacaagcgcccaaggagcagtgcaGGGacgggctttgctcagtggcacctcggggattcgaaccggcaaccttctgattacgggtccattttcttacccactagaacagttgtttattttaaattgtagttAAAAATGTGAAGATTATTGCggtcttgtaacattaaaatgcaatatgttttttttttcgatcaAAATATGCATCGCAAATGCCGTATATGTATATGTGCCACTACTCTGCCTGGCCACCCCCatcagagctgttaatcagtttgtttaGTTAGCGTTTCAAAATCTGATGGCTCTTGtagtgagtaaacagttgtttgcaatatttattgtttaatgaCTTGCATATGTTGACATTAGGTTTATAAGTAAATTGTGTACAGTTAGAATTGCGCCGCTAGgtcagggtgaccagatctcctcttttacACTTTTTCTGGATAAATAAACACTCATCATGTCATCGGATTCTATATGCTTATTCATGCTGGTAGAAAACAGCATTCCCCCCACCTCAAACCCATCCACACACgtgaaaccccccccccccccccccccccccccccactaacaattttctttctaaataaataaaatttcatctGAGTCCAAATGTTTCTTTAAGTCttaaaggttgccgacccctggaGAACTGGTATGAAAAGTGGGTGTGGCCTCTTTTTTTTCGAACATGATGTGGGCGGTTGGATTTCCAAGATGTGTCATGACCTATTTGTGGCATGTGGTTTACCCTTCTTCTCATCAAGCTTACTTAGCAGGAGCTAATTTTGGTGAACTAATAAGTTTGTGTAGTTACATGTTGTCCTCAGTTACAAATGAACTGCAAGGTGAAGCTCTTACAATTTAGAATTATATATTAGTCCCTAAACTCTTTCTTTTGGGTTTAAATTTGGCAGGTGTCAGAGGTCAGTGGAATGTATGGATGCCCCGAGACATCTCAGCCATGACCAACTCCTGTGTGGTCATCCCATGCACGTTCATGTACCCCTCAGGCATCCGTCCGTATCGCGGCACGCATGGCATCTGGTATTTCGGCCACCCCTACCCCCAGTTGTTTCCTCCGGTCGTATTCAAGTCTCGAACAGACATTGTGCATGAGAGCTATAAAGGCCGCACAAAGCTGCTGGGTGACCTGCATCAGAAGAACTGCACCCTTCTCATCAGCAACATTGGCCTTGAGCACTCTGGGAAATACTACTTTCGCGCGGACTTAGGGGGTGCTAACGTCTACACGTATCCAGACTACTCTGACCTGAGGGTACTGGGTAAGTTTGCAGAAGCATGTTTACTGCATTAAACTCCTATTAAAACTCCTGATGACCTTTACTTTGTTAAAGGCTGCATTGTTCTCTATGCATAAATTCTATAAACATAACTTGATCAAGATTAAACAACCACACAAGAAGTATGGAACAGAGATTAATCTTTACAGGGCATACAAATATAGATCTTTTCTATTCAATGTTCAATTCACTGGATTCTATTGTCAATGAGTGACTCTTGTACGCCCTCTAGTGACCAGTAACAGTACATTAAGGTCTTTCTGAGTAGAGGTTAGAACTTAATTCATTTCTTGATCAACTTAGATTCACATAGAGGTACCGGGTTTATTTtatcactttctctttcattttcattttctcactTATTATATTGCATTCCTGTCTTTTACACTGTTGTGCAGACCAACCCACCATTGATGTACCAGATGAGATTGTCAGTGACAGGAGCCTGGACCTGACATGCTATGTGCCAGACAACTGTCCAGACATGAGCCCTGAGATCCACTGGATGTACACTGACTACCTTCCCGACCCAATCTTTACCTCGGAGTATGAGGAGGACAGCAACACTGCAGTGATGTTCAGCACGCTGACCTTCACGCCGCGACCCATACACAATGGCCAGCTGCTGGGCTGCCGTGTCCACTTCCCCAACACCACCTTTGTCTATGAGCGCATCATCTCAATAGATGTCAAATGTGAGTtgttaaaaatctaaaaaaaatacacgaGATGAGATTCTCAGACAAACACAATCCCATTTATGTGTGAAATATTTGCTCTTTTGCAGACCCCCCTCGATCGGTGTGGGTTAACGTGTCCCAGGAGGTGATGGAGGGCACTTCGGTGATGCTGCACTGTGATGTAGACAGCAACCCGGTGCCTCGTATCTCCTGGCACTTTGGCGAAGAGGAGCTTCAGTGGGAAATGGCGTCCAATTTCTCTCTGTACCTGGAAGCCCTGATCCCGGAACAGGAGGGGGTTTACACGTGTTTGGCTGACAATGGCTACGGGATCATGAACACTTCCATGTACCTGGCTGTCAAGTGTAAGGCACACCGTTTCTTTATTAACAAGCTGGAACATATTATAAACATGAATAAAGCTTGAGGGCAGAGGGCAGGATGCTTCTCAGTACGCTGGTTACACACAAACCAAGACTAGAGCTGGACAGGCAGGTTTTGACTGGACACACATAGAAATCAACACActggtccaccaggtggcgccacatCCTCATCGGTCTCCTGGTCAACTATAGGCCATTTTTGCCCATGTattgcatacatttacatttatggaattttgcATGGAAATAGTCATCACAGGAAGACAGATGAATGCCACAACAAGGATTtcgaagtgaagtgaagtgattgtcattgtgaaacactgcagcacagcacatggtgcacacaacaaaatgtgtcctctgcttttaacccatcacccttggtgagcagtgggcagccatgacaggtgcccgggaagcagtgtgtggggacggtgctttgctaagtggcaccttggcggaccaggattttaatcggcaaccttcagattacagggctgcttccttaacaacTAGGCCAACTGATGTAAGAAATACAGGCCAGACATTTGTGCCCATGTAATGCatacattaacatttcatttacatttagcagacaaccttatccagagtgccttacaatcagtagtttcagatttaagtgtcttgctaagggacacaatggtaatatgTGGGGTTTAAGTGGTAAAAAGGCAATTGTGTTTCCgtttaggctactaccacctcagtGCATATTATATGTTACAAcaagaaaacatacaaaaagcTGCTATAGCTGACTACCTGCCTTCAACATATTATAGAAGTGACACACTATTTAGCCACAAAAGATCTGTCAGGTGTCTAAGTATATACAGTGCAACCgcaaagtattcacagcgcatcacttccgcattttgttatgttacagattcactttaaaattaattaaatacattttggccaaatttattcaaactaaaaaaaatccagaaagcATATAAAGAAGTATGCACAGCCTTTGCCATCATCCATgcagtttctgcagcttaattggaatccacttgtggaaaaaacagttgattggacctgatttggaaagacacacaacTGTCTATATAATGTATAGACAGagagaacctgatggtcactctctcagaggtcctctgtggacagaggagaaccttctagaagaaTAACCATCTCTttagcaatccaccaatcaggcctgtatggccAGACGGAAGTTAGTAGTTACttctttagtaaaaggcacatagAGCCTGTCTGGAATTTGCCAAAACGCACCTAAAGGACACTcagaccataaaaaaaaaatagtggttgaactctttggtatgaatgccaggtgtcacatttggaggcaccactcatcaccaggccaaaaccatccctacagtgaagcatggtggtggcagcatcatgttgtgggatgtttttcagctgcaggaactgggagacagtcaggatagagggaaagatgactgcagcaatgtacagagacatcctggatgaaaacctgctccagaccACTCatagttcatctttcagcaggactaTGACCCTTAGCACACaaccaagatatcaaaggagtggcttcaggacaactctgtgtgcatgtctttgagtggcccagccacaGCCCAGACTTGAATACGATTGAACATCTCTAAAGAGATCTTTAAATGGCTGCACCGATGCCTCCAACCTGActgagcttgagaggtgctgcaaagaggaatgggccaaattGACTAAGGATAGgagtgccaagcttgtggcatcatattaaaaaagacTTGTAATTTCAGTATTGcacaaaggctgtgaattcttATGTACATgtcatttctcagttttttttttactgaaaattaGCAGTGAATCTGGTACTTGGGGTACAACAAGGGGTGGTAATTTTGATAAACCTTCACATTAAATTACTTACATTATAAGTTGCTATATACACATCTACATCCAGTCactttttatgtatgtatttgatATGTATGgtatgtatgatttttttttaatggtttgaaTAGATTTGAATAATGACACATGAAACACTGACTGTTAGTCTTCCTAAATATCACCTTATTTCTAGTATTTTGATTTCATTCAGCTTTCCCCACCTTATCCCAGATTCTTGTTTGAGTTAAGACTGTATGACTTTCATTCTTGATCTCTCTTTGCAGACCCTCCTCGTGATCCAGTGGTAAACCACTCTGTGACGGTACAGGAGGGCAACTCCATTTCACTGTTCTGCAGCACTCAGGGAAACCCTGCCCCCACACTGACCTGGCTGAAGGACGGCGAACTGGTGGGCACCATCACAGCCGACGAACTGTCAGAGCTTGAGCTGCTGGACATCACGCCTCAACACAACGGCCAGTATCGCTGCCTGGCTGAGAACGAATATGGCCGCGCCAGCAGCTCTCTCAACATCACAGTCgagtgtgagtcagaaacactCGCCCACTTCATGCATCTTCCCTCTCCACGCCGTCCTCCTTGACATGACTTTTTATGTCTCCAGTTGCTCCAATCCTCCTGGACGAATCAAAGTGCACAGTGGTTCGGGAGGGCGTCCAGTGTGTCTGCATGGCATCGGGGAACCCTGAGCCAGCCATTGAGTTCTACCTGCCTGACCTTAACATCACCATAAACGAGACAGAGAGCCGTTTTAACTACTACACCCACACAGACGGATACACATCCACCGGCATGATCAAGCTGCGTGAGAAGGGTGAACGGACAGGCAATGGGGGCACTGGAATCCACGTCCACTGCAGCATCACCAACATATACGGCACCGAGACAGTCCAGCTGGAGCTGCAGCAAGAGAGTAAGAATTTCATGTGGCTTCCATCTCTGCCATTAAATGTTGTGTCATTTACAAATTATTTAAAGTCTTTCAACATTCAGTCACTCACCTGCTATCAGAATTTATGTCCATGGTGATGTATATTATGAGACTTTCATATTCTGCCTGAAAAAAATAAGCACAACAGAAGGCATCTTCACTAGTCTGACTGAAATGTGcttgtaattttttgtcatttgaaatgtaatgtaatgcataTAGAGTTGCTAACTGAAGCACAGTGATTCTAAGTCATGGTGAAAATGATACAATTTCAACATGAAACATCGGCAGAAAATATTACAACCAACCAGCTAGCTACAGTGAGCTGTTAATTACAATAAGTTTACTCTAGTTACACACCCTCCCAGACTATAAGGTCAACTGGTCAGTTGCGCCTTAGTGTGCCTAAAACTAAGCGAAGGCATTGAGGGGGCTGCGCCTTTACTTCTGCAGATCCGAGACTGCTTCCTCACTCTCAGGTTTTAAGTCATACTTGAAAAGCCGTCTATTCTGCCCATATGGACTGAATGCTTAAGTGCTTTATAGATAAAGTTGGTATTGTATGGTATGGTAGTTATATTTCCAGTTTCCTAGCTTCCTATGTGGAGCCAATGACTctttctatttatatatttaatttcagtgtAGAATAAATTTAAGCagtttggttttgtgtgttgtATAATGCATTCTGTGCAATgtataacacattttacacacagacgagccacatcacacacaatcaACACTTAAGTGTCACGTCCTCTGGTTGCCATGGGATCCCAGAACGTCACAACATGTCTAGGGAGTCTAAAATCAAAAGGACAGTTAAGCCTTGCGCAGACTGCAGTGATTTTCAACACA
This genomic stretch from Denticeps clupeoides chromosome 5, fDenClu1.1, whole genome shotgun sequence harbors:
- the mag gene encoding myelin-associated glycoprotein isoform X3, which codes for MYTEICFLKSEFNTFTYAFTSVTALFNFHVNFFLSWYIAINRLFNIAVEHRFLCLIAIFLECSACRVGIKLVCRCSSADEERAQECVEWVFKHGKKCLNAYSELPTTHIQTGRRLPCPSADPLIVSPCPFLFISRPGTGPIKKQIGERHWAREQLEQGSGSGHEKFEGQLSRQYIIHQSLPHVRDSVHWRGLCSTEIMMFWDLLLPLLLVIKGVRGQWNVWMPRDISAMTNSCVVIPCTFMYPSGIRPYRGTHGIWYFGHPYPQLFPPVVFKSRTDIVHESYKGRTKLLGDLHQKNCTLLISNIGLEHSGKYYFRADLGGANVYTYPDYSDLRVLDQPTIDVPDEIVSDRSLDLTCYVPDNCPDMSPEIHWMYTDYLPDPIFTSEYEEDSNTAVMFSTLTFTPRPIHNGQLLGCRVHFPNTTFVYERIISIDVKYPPRSVWVNVSQEVMEGTSVMLHCDVDSNPVPRISWHFGEEELQWEMASNFSLYLEALIPEQEGVYTCLADNGYGIMNTSMYLAVKYPPRDPVVNHSVTVQEGNSISLFCSTQGNPAPTLTWLKDGELVGTITADELSELELLDITPQHNGQYRCLAENEYGRASSSLNITVEFAPILLDESKCTVVREGVQCVCMASGNPEPAIEFYLPDLNITINETESRFNYYTHTDGYTSTGMIKLREKGERTGNGGTGIHVHCSITNIYGTETVQLELQQEKKYMMAVIVGTIGGVAVIAFIIAAVRYVGHNNKKEKRGIINLWVQWQAWRDKS
- the mag gene encoding myelin-associated glycoprotein isoform X4, coding for MMFWDLLLPLLLVIKGVRGQWNVWMPRDISAMTNSCVVIPCTFMYPSGIRPYRGTHGIWYFGHPYPQLFPPVVFKSRTDIVHESYKGRTKLLGDLHQKNCTLLISNIGLEHSGKYYFRADLGGANVYTYPDYSDLRVLDQPTIDVPDEIVSDRSLDLTCYVPDNCPDMSPEIHWMYTDYLPDPIFTSEYEEDSNTAVMFSTLTFTPRPIHNGQLLGCRVHFPNTTFVYERIISIDVKYPPRSVWVNVSQEVMEGTSVMLHCDVDSNPVPRISWHFGEEELQWEMASNFSLYLEALIPEQEGVYTCLADNGYGIMNTSMYLAVKYPPRDPVVNHSVTVQEGNSISLFCSTQGNPAPTLTWLKDGELVGTITADELSELELLDITPQHNGQYRCLAENEYGRASSSLNITVEFAPILLDESKCTVVREGVQCVCMASGNPEPAIEFYLPDLNITINETESRFNYYTHTDGYTSTGMIKLREKGERTGNGGTGIHVHCSITNIYGTETVQLELQQEKKYMMAVIVGTIGGVAVIAFIIAAVRYVGHNNKKENGNPGQDLVTKVENPSMYYSAVKKDKQSLRKKVLKTELLGSKFNSILEESGTGEEGDYQPVGSMAGLERQELNYAALEFIRGRPREGAQGRADNGSDYSEIKAK
- the mag gene encoding myelin-associated glycoprotein isoform X2, which encodes MYTEICFLKSEFNTFTYAFTSVTALFNFHVNFFLSWYIAINRLFNIAVEHRFLCLIAIFLECSACRVGIKLVCRCSSADEERAQECVEWVFKHGKKCLNAYSELPTTHIQTGRRLPCPSADPLIVSPCPFLFISRPGTGPIKKQIGERHWAREQLEQGSGSGHEKFEGQLSRQYIIHQSLPHVRDSVHWRGLCSTEIMMFWDLLLPLLLVIKGVRGQWNVWMPRDISAMTNSCVVIPCTFMYPSGIRPYRGTHGIWYFGHPYPQLFPPVVFKSRTDIVHESYKGRTKLLGDLHQKNCTLLISNIGLEHSGKYYFRADLGGANVYTYPDYSDLRVLDQPTIDVPDEIVSDRSLDLTCYVPDNCPDMSPEIHWMYTDYLPDPIFTSEYEEDSNTAVMFSTLTFTPRPIHNGQLLGCRVHFPNTTFVYERIISIDVKYPPRSVWVNVSQEVMEGTSVMLHCDVDSNPVPRISWHFGEEELQWEMASNFSLYLEALIPEQEGVYTCLADNGYGIMNTSMYLAVKYPPRDPVVNHSVTVQEGNSISLFCSTQGNPAPTLTWLKDGELVGTITADELSELELLDITPQHNGQYRCLAENEYGRASSSLNITVEFAPILLDESKCTVVREGVQCVCMASGNPEPAIEFYLPDLNITINETESRFNYYTHTDGYTSTGMIKLREKGERTGNGGTGIHVHCSITNIYGTETVQLELQQEKKYMMAVIVGTIGGVAVIAFIIAAVRYVGHNNKKENGNPGQDLVTKVENPSMYYSAVKKDKQSLRKKVGEEGDYQPVGSMAGLERQELNYAALEFIRGRPREGAQGRADNGSDYSEIKAK
- the mag gene encoding myelin-associated glycoprotein isoform X1 encodes the protein MYTEICFLKSEFNTFTYAFTSVTALFNFHVNFFLSWYIAINRLFNIAVEHRFLCLIAIFLECSACRVGIKLVCRCSSADEERAQECVEWVFKHGKKCLNAYSELPTTHIQTGRRLPCPSADPLIVSPCPFLFISRPGTGPIKKQIGERHWAREQLEQGSGSGHEKFEGQLSRQYIIHQSLPHVRDSVHWRGLCSTEIMMFWDLLLPLLLVIKGVRGQWNVWMPRDISAMTNSCVVIPCTFMYPSGIRPYRGTHGIWYFGHPYPQLFPPVVFKSRTDIVHESYKGRTKLLGDLHQKNCTLLISNIGLEHSGKYYFRADLGGANVYTYPDYSDLRVLDQPTIDVPDEIVSDRSLDLTCYVPDNCPDMSPEIHWMYTDYLPDPIFTSEYEEDSNTAVMFSTLTFTPRPIHNGQLLGCRVHFPNTTFVYERIISIDVKYPPRSVWVNVSQEVMEGTSVMLHCDVDSNPVPRISWHFGEEELQWEMASNFSLYLEALIPEQEGVYTCLADNGYGIMNTSMYLAVKYPPRDPVVNHSVTVQEGNSISLFCSTQGNPAPTLTWLKDGELVGTITADELSELELLDITPQHNGQYRCLAENEYGRASSSLNITVEFAPILLDESKCTVVREGVQCVCMASGNPEPAIEFYLPDLNITINETESRFNYYTHTDGYTSTGMIKLREKGERTGNGGTGIHVHCSITNIYGTETVQLELQQEKKYMMAVIVGTIGGVAVIAFIIAAVRYVGHNNKKENGNPGQDLVTKVENPSMYYSAVKKDKQSLRKKVLKTELLGSKFNSILEESGTGEEGDYQPVGSMAGLERQELNYAALEFIRGRPREGAQGRADNGSDYSEIKAK